GGTGGCTCACACTGTGCATTTCTGGGCTACGGAATATACTACAGGATAACTACTAGAAGATGGCGACTAGTTTCAGTTGAAATGAGAAGGAAATCAGATGAATTAGTTCTTGTAGTTAGGTCCAATGCATAAGCATTTCAATTATTCCACATACATCATAACGTGCAAATGGATCATTGGTTTCAGTCCACGAATCTACTTGCAACAAAAACATCTAGCATCAGAGAACTAAGAAATAGTGCATCACACTTGCTAGCTCTGAGAATGTAAAAGTAATATCACTTTCTACTATTTTGATCTTATGCTATGATTTTGGAAACAGCAAAGTAGACCACCCAGATGGGAAAGGTAGGGCCTATAGTGCAGATTTTGAATGTAGATGGTCTTTCTTACACAAAATCATTGCGACAATGCTAACATACTTCTGAAATCTCACTCGGGTGCATGCCAGCTTGCTTCAGATGGCTAATATTTGCATGATAGATTTCCATGGAGATACACTATGGAAATGTACCAAGTTTAAGAGAAAAAAACGACTAGTTTCAGGTGAAATAAACAAAATGCAGCTCGTTCGAAGCACAAAAGTTCAGATGGTTAACAATATAATGTGCATTACTGGACTACATATGAAATATTGAACCATCACTCGAAGGTGATGACAAATATTTCCAGTCAAAGCAACAAAATGCAGCTAGATAGAAATAGAAAAACTTTGAATTTCAGGTGTCTGACAATGTGGATTATTGGACCCCATGAAATACCCGAATTATCAATCATTTTCAGGTGACGCTTGCAAAACTGAACTCGATCAGAACGCTGAATTCCATCAAATGGCTCACATGGTCCACCGCGTGACAAATGGAATACTGAACCAGTGAAACATTGCTCGAAGGTGGAGGCAGTTAAAGTGAGCAGGAAATCAGATGAACTAGTTCTCATAGCATTTCAATTCTCCGCATAGCTCATAATGTGCAAACGATTAGTGGTGCCACGAATCCAGATACGATAACGACGACAATATCTAGCATCAGAGAATTAAGCAGACAGCAGGGAGAGCACGTACGGCGCGCAGCAATCCCATCGCCCCTTCCTAGTAAAACACGAGCAGGTAAAGCCCGCCTCCGACGCCCGCGGCCGCAATGCCCCAGATCACGGCCTCGAAAGGCGGGGGGCCGACCAATCCCCAGGCGACGCCGACGGTGATGGATGAGGAGAGGACCCATGGCGAACCTGGCCCAGCGGCGCGCCTCGGAGCCGGGCGGGGAGTGGTGGAACCAGAGGAGGCccaggacgaggaggacgaggttgAGGTCGGGGAAGGCCACCTcggcgaggccggcgccgcgggAGAGGCGGAGGGCGATCCTGACCGCGGGGCCCATGAGGAGGGGAAGGAATGGCTCGTAGGCCCAGAGAAAAACATCAATTGATCTATGCATTTTTAAAACAGTTTTTTTACTGGTGTGAGTGTTGCTTTAATTAAATTTTACTAGGAGCTAAATGAACACTCTTTGTGAGATAAAATTTAAAATCTAAATGAAGACttattttaggatggagggagtatgcaagaggagtttcatcatcaTGAAAACCCAACAAACATAGTTACCGAGTTTTAAACCTTGATAACTGTGCTATGAAATCAAGAACTGAATGGAGCCGCTTGCCCGGTTGCTCTCCGGCAACGGCGCGACCGCGAAGTGGCGGATGGAGCGGAAGAGCTGGAGTTGGAGGAAGTAGGATAGCAACCAAAAGGCCACCTCGGCGCCGTCCCGGCTCTGCACGACGGCACGGTGGAGGTTGACCGCGAGGTAGCCGAGGATGGCCAGGAGGAAGAGCCCCGAGTCCCACGGAGCGCGCGTCGCCGTGGCCTGATCGCTGTGCGAACTGGGGAGTGGCAATGGCTGAGTGAGCAAGTGGGAAGTGGAGACTGGCACTGCAGGCTTGGTGAGCGAGTGGGAAGTAGGGAGCGGAGAATGGTTTTATCATCTTTACTACTCccaccgttccaaattgtaagtcattccaagaatcttggagagtcaaatcatctcaagtttgaccaaaattatagagaaaaatataaagatttatgacatcaaatagatatattatgaaaatataattgataaagaatctaatgatacttagttgacattataaatgttattatattatcatataaatttagtcaaacttgagatactttgactctccaagatttttataatgacttacaatttgtaATAGAGGGAGTACTATATTGTGGAAGGTAGAGTTGGTGATCACGGTGGTGGTAGGTTGTGTCATGGTTATCGTACAGGTTACACGACCTTTTGTAAATTGGTTTTGGTGTATACTTGAAATACTTACGTGAGTTATGGTACAATTTTTCATTTAAATACAGACATCATGTGTGATAGTTAATCGAGTAATAGTATTTAAGAATTGTCCTGTATGAACCAATTCGGAACTCAAGAAAATGCTCCAACTTAGAATCCAATTGGTATATTATCTAATATCTCTGTAAAATTTGTGCGTTAAAAGTTCAATTTTCAAAAGTAAAAAGCATAAAAAGTAGCTGGCTAAAGTAAGGGATACTCAAAGCTTATAGATTGTAAAGACGAAACTTGATGTCATTTGTGAGGTATAATAAAAAATGAAGACACAGTAGAGATAAGAGCATTCAGGATGCATAGTGTTTTGTGCTGAATTGCCCTTTATTAGTATTCGACTATTTGTCAATTGCATATCCCATAGACGAAGTTGACTTTGATCCTTTACATGTTGTAGTTTTTTTTAGATGTTCTCGTAACGTGTTGGTATCTCTCAAACTTGTCCTGCAGGGACATGAATCCTGATCCTGGAAATCATGTTCATCATCAGCAGCACGTCCATCTATCATTTTACCGGGCACTGGCTGGCAACCGCGTCTCGGTGCCTCCCGAAACAGCCATGTGATCGCGAGCAGCGCCACACGCgcaccgcccgcgccggccgtcgTTTTCCTTCGTCTTTCGATGACGACGCGTACACCTGCTGGACAGCAGGAGGCCTGGGCCTTTGGAAAACGGAGGGCAAAGTTGCAcgggaggaggaaaaagaggtGCAAAGCTATCTCCTGCACCACGTTGGAAACAGATGCACAGGAGAGGCAAGGTGCAGGCATGCACGCGCGTCCTTAGCTTGATCAGTCCTGGatcgcacgcacgcacgcacgcattgGTTGCAGTCGTCTCAGCTCACAGCCAGGGCCCAGCAGGGCGTTCCATGCCTGCAGCTGCAGGGAAATGCTAGCTTTTGTGAGATCTGAAGTTGGAGTCGGTTCATGTTCACCAAGCAGCGTTGAGGAAGAGCGTCTCTAAACTGATGAGAACATGGCTCCAGCAATTCAAAGGTTTTAATTCAAGTAAGCAACATGGATGTATAGTTATTTTGATGGCCTAACGGAGAGGTTAGCTGAAAACATCCATGTCAATCACAAATGATAAATAACTAAATTCAAAATTAATATAAAGGAAAAATAGCGGTTTAAGTTTGATACGGTCTCGGAAGTAAAATATCGAAATAAGGATCTATGTTAGAtccaattaataaataaataattaaatttgGACTAAAGCAgactaaatataaatatataatactATTGGACTCTCATATGCTATAGGAACAAAAATATCGAGCCCatataaaataagaaaaattatCTCGTAGCCCAACTTAGTAGTTAATTGGTAGCTAAACTTTAGAATAAGAAAATCCGTACAATGTGGTGGGTGAAATTATCTCGTAGTTCTATGAAAAATTCGTTTTATAAGAGGGTGTTTCACGAAACAATATCTTTCTCCGACCTTGCTCTCTTCCCTTCGCATCGACAAAAATACTATGTAGCATTTGAAATGGCCTACGTCTAGCACTATACCTGCCCGAATAGCTTCCGAGTTATTAAGACTTTGTTTATGGATGGCAACGGGCATATTGCCCGCGGGGAGAAGGTTTACAGAACCGAGCCCGCGAGGCAAATCCTGTACCCATACCCGTACCCACTGCCCGTCACGGACAAGAAGTTGTGCCCGTACCCATCACCCGCGGGCACACCCGTGCCTGCCAGGCAACCAGCCGTCTATCAGCCTTGGTCTGCCGTCTGTCAGCCTACTCGTGCTGAGGATGAAATGTTTGAACAAATACAAGGGCAAAAGTTGAACGAATGGTGTTTACTAGCCAACATCACGTATTATCCAGTATAAAGCATACTGATTCGAACAGCAGAAAGCAATCAAAGCATTAGGGCTATGTGATTCTCACTAGATAGACCATTTCCAAGAGGTACAGCAACTTTCAATCAACAGAACAATTGAAGACGAACACGAGCATGAAACTGAACAATAGCACACAAGCCTTGATACGGTTAGGTGAGACTAATATCCTTCGCAGAAGCATTCGGTCGAACAGGTTGCAGGCGTCTGCAAAGCTGTCCTATCCCACAGGCGGAAAGTCGGAAACACCTCCACGGCGCGGAAGCAGCAGCCGATCTGCGGTGAGGAGGAAGccccggcgcggaggcggacTCATGGCTTACGGCAGGCCAAGGCTGACAGACGGGTGGGATCTAAAGAGTGACAGTAGTGTAGTTCATGGATATATCATTCATTCATTCTACTGAAGACTGCCTACTAAACTAAatagagaaggaagaagactgACCAGCGGCTTGGGGTGGCGACGGGGTACCGGGCGTCGGGActcgggcggcggggagcgagggCGAGCGGcagagaggtggcggcggggaggtgggcTGGCGGAGaagtggcggcggggaggtggcggcgggaagCGAGggcaggcggcaggcggcggggaggtggtggcggccgttTGGGCGCCTGGTGCGCGGGGTACGGGAGCGGCCGAGCGGGACTGTGGGCGTACGGGACGAGAAGGATAGGAGGCACCTAGAAATCGATTATATACGGTTGCACATGTCAGGCAATACGTCGCAGATTTGCGGGCTCACATGTATGGGTAAGATATTTTTATAGACGCTAATTTTTTATCCGCGGGTACAAATTCAAACCCACACCCGTACCCGTGAGTATAAAATAGCATCCGTATTCTCACCCTACCAGGTTTTTGCCTACGGGTAATTTGTGCCCGTTACCATACATAACTTCGTGCAGCGCGCGTGAAAAGGCAAGTAAAACATCGCTCTCTATCCTAAGTCATCCTAAGTCGAAAAGGCAAGTAAAACATCGCTCTCTATCCTAAGTCATCCTAAGTCATGGATGATGTCATGAACGCTTGCAGTCTACAATTGTTGGTCATCAAGATCGCAAAttgccttctctttcttcccaAAACCGACGAAGATACCATCTTGTGCTTATCGGCCCGTCGCACTCGGTAGCCGACGACCAGCTCGCCCCCTCGGTGACATCTCCGGAGCCACCAGAAAGCCCAAGTGCGTGATGGCAAACTAACTGTTGCCATCGAATGCTCCAATGGCCGCCGGCCGCTACAAATATATCGACTCCCACACGAGCCAAATCTGAGCAGCTTTGCAGGTAACATCGAGTCCGTTCACATTCCGATGGTGATGGCAACAATGGCCGGTGGAACCGGCGGCTTCGTCGGCGCTGCGCTCGCCGTGGTGCTGGTCCCGTGGCTGTGGGTGGCGCTGGTGCACCTGGCTTGGCGTCCGTACGCCGTGGCTCGGGCGTTCGCGCGGCAGGGCGTCCGCGGGCCGCCGTACCGGTTCTTCGTGGGCAACAGCGGCGAGGCGAAGGCGACgctcgcggcggccggcggcgagaccCTGGACCGGAGCTCCCACGACATCATCCCGCGCGTGCTCCCGCATTACCGCGCGTGGGCGTCGCGCTACGGCAAGGTGTTCCTGTCGTGGTCCGGCGCGACGCCGACGCTGTGCGTGGGCAGCTACGACATGGCGAGGCGGGTCCTCGCCGACAAGGCCGGGCTGTACGTGAAGCCCGACCCGGGCCCGGCCATCCTGGCGCTGCTGGGCATGGGCCTGGTGTTCTCCGAGGGCGAGGACTgggcgcgccaccgccgcgtcgtGCACCCGGCGTTTGCCATGGACAAGCTCAAATCGATGACGGGCGCCATGGCGGCGTGCGCGGGGGAAGTGATccgggcgtgggaggcgcgcgcggcggccggtgaggTGACGGTGGAGGTCGGGCGGCAGTTCACGGAGCTCACCGCTGACGTGATCTCGCACACGGCGTTCGGGAGCAGCTACCGGCGGGGGAAGGAGGTGTTCGCGGCGCAGCGGGAGCTGCAGCACATCGCGTTCGCCTCCATCAACGGCGTCCGCGTCCCCGGCATGGGGTACGCGCCGACCAAGGCCAACGTGCGCCGGTGGCGGCTGGAGCGCACGGTGCGGGACACGCTCATGGCCATCATCGGcgagcgcctcgccgccgccggggaggcccGTGGCTACGGCACCGACCTGCTGGGCCTAATGCTAGAGGccaacgccgccggcgccggcggcaagaGGGCGATGAGCATGGACGAGATCGTCGACGAGTGCAAGACGTTCTTCTTCGCCGGGCACGACACGACCGCGCACCTCCTCACCTGGGCGATGTTCCTCCTCGGCACACACCCTGAGTGGCAGCAGCGGCTCAGGGAGGAGGTTCTCCTGgagtgcggcggcgccgggacgGCCCTCCACGGCGACGCCCTCGGCAAGCTCAAGCTCGTAACCATGGTGCTATACGAGACGCTCAGGCTGTACGGCCCGGTGAATATGATCGCGAGGGTGGGCACGGCGGACACGGACCTCTCCGGCGTGGAGGTGCCCATGGGCACCATCCTCACCATCCCGATCGCGATGCTGCACCGCGATGAGGAGGTGTGGGGCGCGGACGCCGGCGAGTTCAACCCGCTCCGGTTCCGCGACGGCgtgggccgggcggcggcgctcccggGCGCGCTGCTGTCCTTCTCGTCGGGCCCGCGGTCGTGCATCGGGCAGGACTTCGCGATGCTGGAGGCGAAGGCGACGCTGGCGATGGTCCTGCGGCGGTTCGCGTTCGAGGTGGCGCCGGAGTACGTGCACGCGCCGGCCGACTTCCTGACGCTGCAGCCCCTGCACGGCCTCCCCATCGTGCTCAAACTCTTGGACTCCTAGATGCAGTCTATACTATACTTGCGAACCAGCTTATACTATCTAAAgcgaaaaaaaaattgtcaccTTCTTTGAATCAAACATATATAGTGGGGTTGAGAGATTTGCTGAATGCTGGCTGATGCATTTGCTTGCAAAAAAAGGCATAAGAATCATGTACTAGGATTATGGAAAATTAAATTCCTCATCAAGTAAAGTCACCACTACTACTTTGAATCAGCAAtggtccatgatttgataacaGAAGAGCTAGGTCTCAACTCACTAGTCAGCCAGAGTTGTCAGCGATCGTATAGAGAGCATCTGATGCAGAAATTTGTGTATAATTAAGTTAAGTCAGGATCAGCTAGCGAAACATTGTCCCTTGAGCATTGGGGATGAAATCCTAAATGCATGCAGCTTACgaacgatttttttttttttgcgtacTTGGAAAATGTAAATTTTGACAGTTCCATCGagtaaaagaaaagagagatgtACTATGACTGCGAGAATACAACCAATGCCACTGCTCTTTCTTGTACTTCTAGTCCTATGAAATGATTTTAAATATATATGTATTGAGAAGTTTTTACACAAAGGATATATCTGCCTATTGGAAACCATCGTTACCATTATTAGCTAACAAAATCCTGAATTTCGGATCATGCATGTGTCTTCTTGCCCCTTGGTAGCTGATGCTGCCATTTCGCATATACTCTAAAGCTTAATACGGGTAAAAGAAGAACGGCATTTTAAGGTTAAAGTGAAACCAGCAAAACCGCAACTCGAAATACTGATGATTTACGGAAAGATAGAGACTAATTTCAGGTGAAAAGCACAAGAAATCAGATGAATTAGCCAAAGCATTGTTGCATCCTTTGGTATCTCTGGTCGTCGTCACTTCTCCTCCCCTGGCGCGTGCAGCATAGCTATATTTCAGCGTACACAACTCTCCTCAGGCGGACAGCGCTTAGCCAGGTAGCAGTAGAGCCCAACGGCGTAGGCTGCGGCGGCGACCCAAGCCAAGATCGCGTGAGGCAGGGGCACCAAGCAGCTGCAGAGCGCGAGGCCAGCGACCGTGTGGTAACACGCGCCGAGCTTGGCCCAGCGCGCGCCGCGGAGCCGATCGGCGCAAGCACCACGAGGCGAGCGAGCAGGAGCGCGAGGACGAGGCTGAGGAAGCAGACGGCGCCGGAGGCCACCCAGGCGTAGCGGCTGGGGGcgagggcgacggcggaggcggccgcggtGCCGATGAGGGCGGTCGACGAGAGGACGGCGCACGCCAACTCCATGGTGGGCGCGCCAATGGTGGAAGGATCGCGGCGGGGAGTAGAGGAAGGTCAGTGAGCTTGGGCCTTGGGGGAGTGGGGGTCTTGCAAATGCAAGCTGCTGATTGCCTCCTTCACACTCGAGGCAAGTAGTgctatatagagagagagacctGGTGGATGTAGCAGGGATAGAGGACGCTCTCAGAAAAAACATATGAAGCCATGGATCATATCTTCTCATTATTGATCCCTGGCCGTCCTTGGTAGTGGTAGTTGGCTTGGTAGCTAATGCCTAATGGCATGACTACCTCACACTGGCTGTCGCGTCAAGACATCCCCTAGACGAGAAACGGCAATGGCAGCCGTGTGATCGCGAGCAGCCTTCCTTCCGAGGACGGCATACAGGGCTGTGTAAAGAGGCCAGGCGCCAGCTACGACTCCTTTGCTTCTTTGCAAAAAACGGAGGCAAAATTACGCggcaaaaaaaggagaaaaggtgGAAGAGCTATCTCCTAATTTCCCCGCTTCCAGATTTCATAACAAATGCACAGGAAAAGGTAACGGCGCGTGCACCCGTTTCGATCGTCACAGTGATGCGTGATGTGAGTTCGAACTGGTTCTGGTGTGTGGCCATGTTCTGATGCATGTTCACCATGCAGTAGCTGACGGATGACCATGCTCACCAGACTGTGTCACTGTGTACGCTAAGCACGTTGTCCGGCCAACTAGATCAGAGCTATATGCATGATTGCTCCAATATGAGCCATGTCTGCTTCTTTGCAAATTAAAACGGAGAATAAAAAGGTGGCAAGATATCATATATGTTTTGCCGCGCTTCCAAAGGAGATACACAGGAATAGCTACAGCGTGCACACTTGTGTGAGATATATAGATGGCCAGATGGGCCAGGCTCACTGGGCGGCCCGAGGCCCGGCACTAGCACGGCCTGGAATGAGATGAATAGTGCCCAGCCTGGCCTGGCACGATGCGTCGGGCTGGGCCTGGGCCACCTCCCTGGCACGCTGGGCCAGCACGAGTTCGACACGATTTTTGGGCTAGCCCGATGCAGCCCGACGGCGTACTGGCAagtccacacacacacacacacacacacacatatatatatatatatatatatataaaatcaTAACTCTTTACCTCCTCCCCACCCCCAACATCCAGgccagcagccgccgccccttccttcctctccCGCGTGATGCCTCCACCGCCAGGGGCCGCCGCAGCCGGGAGGGGTGCCCTCTGCTGCCGGGGTCCGCCTCTGCTGGTGCCTGGCCCGGCACTAACACGATTGTGCCCGTCGTGCTAGCGGGCCGACCCGGTCCAATAAAAAGGCCATCGGGCTAGCTTGGGCCAGTAGTTCGGCACGCAGTGCCGGCCCGGCCGGCACGAAGAATCCTTTGGGCCTATTAGTGCCTGGCCTAATAGTAATGGGCCATTCCGGGCTAGTGCCGGGCGGCCCATTTAGCCATCTATAGTGAGATATGAAGGTAGCAGGAAGCGCTGCAACTTGTCGAATTGATGATTCACCAAGAATCTTCGAAAATGGGACGATGAACATGAACTTgctgctgcattttttttttggaaaaaggcTTGCTAAACTTtgcctgttggcacttggcggGTGCGTACACTGTAAGGATTTCGCACGAGGATCTTGCTGCAGTAAACTAGTAAATAATTATGATCGCAATTAGGTAGCAGGTTTATCTGAGTGGAAATTCTCACACAGGTAGCAGCCTGAGAGAACTCAAAAATTCAAGAATGCCTCCACTGACATGAAgtcatatactcatatgcatggCTCATGTGATTTTGTTAAAAAGAGGAACACCTAATTTCAAGTAAAATCGACACAATAATGCAACTCGAAACACTTAATTTTAGGGGGCTCACAATATGTATTGCATCATATCAGACCAATGAAACACTGAAACATTCCATATCTAGTACTTGAACATGGTGGCGGATTACAGGTGAAATGCAAAAGACATCAGACGAAATAGTCCAACACGTAGACAGACAGTTGGACATTATTACACTGGGAGATCACAGTGTAGGTGCAACAGAATAGGTGGTATTAGTCCACGACTCTACCATACGGTGGTTTCATACAGCAACACCATTAAGCAAAGTGCATCGTACTTAGTAAGATAGCCACACAGGCAGCAGAATTACTGTTTCATTCTCTCATGATCTGGTCACTCATCATGCTCGCGAAGAACGAAGACAACGTAGAGGTaagcggcgacaggcggcgcggcgcccagGACGCAGAGGAAGGCCACGAAGGACAGGGAGTGCTCCGCGCTGGCCTTCCAGCTGAAGCCGGCGACGAGCGACGCCGCGAGGAGGGACACGGCGAGCCCTGACACGCGGCGCGTGGTCGAACCAGCGAGCGGACAGGGCGAGGATGACGATGTTGACTTAGGCGAAGGCGAGGAAAGCCACCGCGTCGGCGCGGTCGTGGACGGCGCAAGCGTTGAGGCCGATGATGACGGTAACGCCGACGAGGGCGGTGTAGAAGGACGTGCCGTCCCATGGACGAAGGCGATCGAGGGTGGTCGCAGCCGGCGCCGCGACGGGGGCGCCGCCGGTGTGGTCAGGGGAGGCCTTGGGGCTCGCCATGGGCGCTGGCTCTGGCTGATGCTGATCACGGTGGAGAGTGGCTGTGTCTCGCTGAGCGGTAAGTGGGGGCTGAGGATGGGGAGCTGGGGGTTTTATAATCCGAGTCCACAAGACAAGATAAGCAATCAAGCATACCTTTACTGGTATTGAGGGGTGTttgttcctgtcacatcggatatttgatactaattagaagtattaaatataggttaattataaaattaattgcacagatagaggctaattcgcgagacaaatctattaagcctaattaatccatgatttgacaacgtggtgctatagcaaccatttactaatgatgaattaattaggcttaatagattcgtctcacgaatcagcccagggcttctgcaattagttttataattagctcatgtttagtttttctaattagtatccgaatatttgatgtgacaaggttaaactttagcgcaagatccaaacacgccctaatAAAGAGTTAATGGCAATGAGAGATCCTACTATATCTGCTGGTGGTTTCTGGTTGTTCTAGATTCTACCATATCTTTATAGTCTACTCCGTAGTATAGTAAAGAGGAAGTTGGttgtcacaactcacaaaggCTGTCATCTTTGCCTTGGTTTTCACAGTTTTATGTAAAATTGATTTTTACACTGTAAACTAACTGCAAAGGATAATGTACGGAGCATGATTTATCACTGCACATGTCATTATTCTTGTGGCTTGTGATATTGATAAGGGTGGGATATGGATTTTCTACAATTGTTTTTTTATAATAATGAATTAATGAGAagtatttataatttttttgaactAATGAACTCATTTCAACACAATGTGATGAAAAAGATATGTGTTAGTCTAGTGTGTGATGAAAAGATTATTGCCACAAGTCACTGTCAAAACTTAGAAAATTAAATTCCCCCAATTCAAACTTCACTTGGATTTGTGTAACTGTATCTAAAATATATGTGTTTGAATGGTGAATTTAATgttacatttttttaaaaaaaaaaaggtaagtTGATATGGCACATTGAGTCGGCGACGTGCTCCATGCCGTAAGCTAACGAGAAACAGGAGCAGGAGGCCAGGAGGGCTTGATATAGGATTGCTCCGATTCTTTGCAATGCAGCTAGGCCCGTGCGAGTGCTCACGTGGTTGCACTCAGTCACTCACAGACAATGGGGTGAAAAAATGAAAACCGGCTGCAAGTAAACAGTTAAAAAAAGAAGATTGCAAGTAAACTCAGATAGTTTTTCTGActtctcaaagaagaagaaaaaaaacagtccTACTGCCATGTGGGCTGCTATGCACTATAGCTCTCTTCTATGATCtttgtttatgcaattttttatttttatatttatttacgattttgcagaaataaatagtcgaatgaaaaatttgcagaaatagacctATGCTGCCGTATGAAACGGCGGTAAAGGTGCATCGCCGGTTGAAACGGCAGTAAGGGGTGGTACCGCCGGGTGAAACGGTGGTACCTTCCCGCataccgcccccccccccctcccccaccccaaATCTGGCGGCACAGGATGCAGTGGCATGGGGTCAAGGCTGTTCCGCCACGTGATTTGGTGGAACTGGCGTGTTGCCGTTTGAATTGGCGGAAGCAGGCCACTTCCGCCAAATGAGCCGGTGGGGCTTCCCCTTATAAAAGGAGGTACGTGGCCGCCCCGGGCTCTCGCCCAGTTCATTTCCACGCACTCAGCCAGAGCTAGAGCCGAGCCAGGCAGACCGAGAGAAGAgtaagggagggagggagaggagaaggaagggagggagaagggaaagaaagaaagaaagaaagaaagaaagaaagaaagaaagaaaggagggaaggaaggaagggagcgGAGATTGAAGGTTCGTTAGTCGTTTCATTAGAGGTATTTTTTCTAATCCCCTAGTTTAGTTAGTGTAGTGGATAGATGTAGTAGTAGATAGATCTAGTAGTTAGTTTAGTGGATCTGAGATATAGAATAATGTAGGTCAGTTAGTGTAGTGGATTTTAGACATaggaaaatgtagcttagttagaTTAGTGAATTTAGCTTAGGTATTTAGTTgatagtaaaattagtttgttgatttatgcAGATTAAGTTTAGATGAATTT
Above is a genomic segment from Setaria viridis chromosome 4, Setaria_viridis_v4.0, whole genome shotgun sequence containing:
- the LOC117853236 gene encoding cytochrome P450 709B2, with protein sequence MVMATMAGGTGGFVGAALAVVLVPWLWVALVHLAWRPYAVARAFARQGVRGPPYRFFVGNSGEAKATLAAAGGETLDRSSHDIIPRVLPHYRAWASRYGKVFLSWSGATPTLCVGSYDMARRVLADKAGLYVKPDPGPAILALLGMGLVFSEGEDWARHRRVVHPAFAMDKLKSMTGAMAACAGEVIRAWEARAAAGEVTVEVGRQFTELTADVISHTAFGSSYRRGKEVFAAQRELQHIAFASINGVRVPGMGYAPTKANVRRWRLERTVRDTLMAIIGERLAAAGEARGYGTDLLGLMLEANAAGAGGKRAMSMDEIVDECKTFFFAGHDTTAHLLTWAMFLLGTHPEWQQRLREEVLLECGGAGTALHGDALGKLKLVTMVLYETLRLYGPVNMIARVGTADTDLSGVEVPMGTILTIPIAMLHRDEEVWGADAGEFNPLRFRDGVGRAAALPGALLSFSSGPRSCIGQDFAMLEAKATLAMVLRRFAFEVAPEYVHAPADFLTLQPLHGLPIVLKLLDS